One genomic region from Kamptonema formosum PCC 6407 encodes:
- the ospA gene encoding proteusin family RiPP peptide OspA produces the protein MSTRKEAEEQLAIKALKDPSFREKLKANPKAVISSEFNTQVPDDLTIEVVEETATKMYLVLPAPEAVEEELSEEQLEAVAGGGCWIAGSRGCGFVTRT, from the coding sequence ATGTCTACTCGCAAAGAAGCCGAAGAACAACTCGCCATCAAAGCTCTTAAAGATCCCAGCTTCCGCGAAAAACTCAAAGCCAATCCTAAAGCAGTGATTTCTTCAGAGTTTAACACTCAAGTGCCAGACGATCTGACAATTGAAGTAGTAGAAGAAACAGCTACTAAGATGTACTTAGTTCTACCTGCTCCTGAAGCTGTTGAAGAAGAATTATCTGAAGAACAATTAGAAGCTGTCGCTGGTGGCGGTTGCTGGATTGCTGGTAGCCGTGGCTGCGGTTTTGTAACTCGCACTTAA
- a CDS encoding type 2 lanthipeptide synthetase LanM family protein, with translation MQVCKKDLIKIVEKASTIDERLNSNFAFDSASESPDIINARIKQWCQVVAEGDFAKFQQHLSQMGLDLNSARNAVSNVRFQGDRLPAWAQTLEESLQARTAIAKDNLAFLNPLRPLPFEEIWLSSVYIAREKLIANTGNSYSLLTAAAHANLERSLLELLANLGSRALFQKFKIFQQQKQPALVSSWPLTVTYTNKQYKQFIEDLLNGELITFFQEYSVLARLAGTLVNLWVETTTEFLQRLASDWSEIQQTFQPETELGQVTVIQPNLSDRHRQGRSAIAILFSSGLELVYKPKSLGTEKAYSQLLTWLNNRDIPLTFKPQKIIDRSTYGWAEFIEHLPCQNQAQASRYYQRMGMFLCLAYVLKGTDFLDENIIACGEYPVPIDLEMLLNHGVRGEVSTADRDAYSLAYEQMYSSVLDTGLLPRWLFVATGQSLDVSGLGSGSQQETLFKVTKWQNVNKDDMVLGSDYEAMPPGKNIPYLNGVGLSPSNYLEELIAGFRQMYQFLREQRDALLTADSPLMNLGKQQVRFTFRATKIYCVILEMSLKLEALKDGANRSIQLDYLSRERFWNDKFHSLRRNSEGAVGQLIAAEKQALEYMDIPLFTAWANQDALPIATNETIENCFAQPSIDLAIARLQQLSADDLKWQIGLIRGSLYAQIAKQCESSSLSPSLELQLDLVPQLDSKDLVREAEAIAKRLQNNALHSPNGSASWIALVYLMEIQRFQLEPVSDRLYDGSCGIGIFLSALAKIQGNSELQELTLAAIESLRQHLQNPQISRAMVQKIGIGGAVGCGSIIYGLTRIGQFLENSAVIEDATKAAALLTPEKFADDRKFDVTFGTAGAILGLLALYEVTKEPAILEQAIAGGKHLLQYRTASDSGFRTWQTVDGKLLTGFSHGAAGIAYALLRLYKVSNEVVFLEAAAEAIAYERSVFSPKAGNWPDFRNSVSRNGEPSFTNTWCHGAPGIGLARLGSLEMLNSAEIQQDIEFAIAATPQVKAEEIDNYCCGNFGRLELFLEAGKRLNRPELITIAQQQAAWVVTRARQTGSFQVFANVAGDTYSPGLFTGTAGIGYQLLRLAYPDLLPSLLLWK, from the coding sequence ATGCAAGTTTGTAAAAAAGATTTAATTAAAATTGTTGAAAAAGCTAGCACGATCGACGAACGCCTTAACTCTAATTTTGCCTTCGATTCAGCTAGCGAGAGCCCAGACATTATTAATGCCCGAATCAAACAGTGGTGTCAAGTTGTAGCTGAAGGAGATTTCGCAAAATTCCAGCAACACCTGAGCCAGATGGGTTTAGATTTAAACTCAGCCCGCAACGCTGTTAGTAACGTTCGCTTTCAGGGCGATCGCTTACCAGCATGGGCTCAAACCCTAGAAGAGAGCTTACAAGCCAGAACTGCGATCGCCAAAGACAATTTAGCATTTCTCAATCCCCTGCGCCCTTTACCCTTTGAAGAAATTTGGCTGTCTTCAGTTTACATCGCCAGAGAAAAACTAATCGCGAACACCGGAAATAGCTACTCACTGCTAACCGCAGCCGCCCACGCCAACTTAGAACGCAGCCTGCTAGAATTGTTAGCAAATTTGGGCTCGCGGGCATTATTTCAGAAATTTAAAATCTTTCAACAGCAAAAACAACCTGCCTTAGTTAGCTCCTGGCCATTAACTGTCACCTATACTAACAAACAATACAAGCAATTTATCGAAGACTTGCTGAACGGAGAATTAATAACATTTTTCCAAGAGTATTCCGTATTGGCACGTCTAGCCGGGACGCTGGTAAACTTATGGGTAGAAACAACAACTGAATTCCTGCAAAGATTAGCTTCAGATTGGAGTGAAATTCAGCAAACTTTCCAACCGGAAACAGAGCTGGGTCAAGTTACAGTTATTCAACCCAACCTTTCCGATCGCCACCGTCAAGGGCGTTCCGCGATCGCAATTCTATTTAGCTCAGGCTTAGAACTGGTTTACAAACCCAAAAGCCTTGGTACAGAAAAAGCTTACAGCCAGTTACTCACTTGGTTAAATAACAGAGATATTCCCTTAACCTTTAAACCGCAAAAAATCATCGATCGCTCAACCTATGGCTGGGCAGAATTTATCGAACATCTACCTTGTCAAAACCAAGCACAAGCTAGTCGCTACTATCAACGGATGGGGATGTTTCTCTGCCTAGCCTACGTCCTCAAAGGCACAGACTTTCTTGATGAAAATATTATTGCTTGTGGCGAATATCCCGTCCCCATCGATTTAGAAATGCTCTTAAATCATGGCGTGCGGGGGGAAGTTAGCACCGCCGATCGAGATGCCTATTCCCTCGCTTACGAACAAATGTATAGCTCCGTATTGGATACGGGATTACTTCCTAGATGGCTATTTGTAGCCACAGGGCAAAGCCTTGACGTTTCAGGTTTGGGAAGTGGCAGCCAGCAAGAAACGCTCTTTAAAGTAACGAAATGGCAGAACGTCAATAAAGATGACATGGTTCTAGGTTCGGATTATGAGGCGATGCCACCTGGTAAAAACATACCGTATCTAAATGGTGTGGGACTTTCCCCCAGCAATTATTTAGAAGAACTCATCGCTGGGTTTCGGCAAATGTACCAGTTTCTCCGAGAACAGCGCGACGCACTTTTGACAGCAGATAGCCCTTTAATGAATCTGGGCAAACAGCAAGTGCGCTTCACTTTCAGAGCAACAAAAATTTATTGCGTCATACTAGAAATGTCGCTGAAATTAGAGGCTCTGAAAGATGGTGCAAATCGCAGCATTCAGTTAGATTATTTGAGTAGAGAGCGATTTTGGAATGACAAATTTCATAGCTTGCGACGCAATAGCGAGGGAGCAGTTGGGCAGTTGATTGCAGCCGAAAAACAAGCACTAGAGTATATGGATATTCCCTTATTTACAGCTTGGGCTAATCAAGATGCTTTGCCGATCGCTACTAATGAAACCATTGAAAACTGCTTTGCCCAACCAAGTATCGACTTAGCGATCGCTCGATTGCAACAATTGAGCGCAGATGACCTAAAATGGCAAATTGGACTAATTCGCGGTTCCCTCTACGCACAGATTGCCAAACAATGCGAGAGTTCTAGTTTAAGCCCAAGTTTAGAACTCCAGCTCGATTTAGTCCCACAACTGGATTCAAAAGATTTAGTCCGAGAAGCCGAAGCGATCGCCAAACGCCTCCAAAACAATGCCCTTCATTCTCCCAATGGTAGCGCCAGTTGGATTGCTCTAGTTTACTTAATGGAGATCCAGCGCTTTCAACTAGAACCTGTAAGCGATCGGCTCTATGACGGCAGTTGTGGAATTGGCATATTTCTATCAGCTTTAGCCAAAATTCAAGGAAATTCAGAACTTCAAGAACTAACTTTAGCAGCGATCGAATCTCTGCGTCAGCATTTACAAAATCCTCAAATTAGTCGCGCTATGGTGCAAAAAATTGGGATTGGCGGTGCTGTGGGATGCGGTTCTATAATCTACGGGTTAACTCGAATTGGCCAATTTCTAGAAAATAGCGCTGTAATTGAGGATGCAACCAAAGCTGCTGCTTTATTAACACCAGAAAAATTTGCCGACGATCGCAAGTTTGATGTTACTTTCGGCACAGCCGGAGCGATTTTAGGACTGTTAGCGCTCTACGAAGTAACCAAAGAACCAGCCATTTTAGAACAAGCGATCGCAGGAGGAAAGCATTTACTTCAATACCGCACTGCTAGCGACTCCGGATTCAGAACTTGGCAAACCGTTGATGGCAAGTTACTAACAGGATTTTCTCACGGTGCGGCGGGGATTGCTTATGCCTTATTGCGGTTATATAAAGTCAGCAACGAGGTTGTATTTCTAGAAGCAGCAGCAGAAGCGATCGCTTACGAACGCAGCGTTTTCTCACCAAAAGCAGGTAACTGGCCAGATTTTAGAAACTCCGTCAGCCGTAACGGAGAACCCAGTTTTACGAACACTTGGTGTCATGGTGCGCCAGGAATAGGTTTAGCACGGCTGGGAAGTTTGGAAATGCTTAATTCGGCGGAAATTCAGCAAGATATTGAATTTGCGATCGCAGCTACGCCGCAAGTCAAAGCCGAAGAAATAGACAATTATTGCTGTGGTAATTTCGGGCGGCTCGAGCTATTTCTAGAAGCAGGAAAACGCTTAAATCGACCGGAATTAATTACTATTGCCCAACAACAAGCTGCTTGGGTAGTAACTCGCGCCCGACAAACGGGATCTTTCCAAGTATTTGCTAATGTGGCAGGGGATACATACAGCCCTGGTCTGTTTACGGGAACTGCGGGAATTGGTTATCAACTGCTGCGCCTAGCTTATCCCGACTTACTGCCATCTCTATTGTTGTGGAAATGA
- a CDS encoding WD40 domain-containing protein — MNVSQALELADNLVVAKTARHLSDLQRLLLEEFWTRPSLRYDEVAQTHGYSASYLKQDAGPKLWRSLSDACGEKVSKANFRAALERKWSAVGEKRNLSLPENSDNYPVSVVQQDPSTSSLAVLAPPTSYPTQDLLSSPVVPPDDNLPPAQLQSYQDWGIAPDVSTFYDRYEEIAQLKQWIVGDRCRLVAIVGLGGIGKTYLSVKLAEQIQDCFQYVIWRSLRNAPPLQQILTSILQSIANSQEIDLAATVHEKISCAIDFFRNHRCLLILDNVETILQGGVYTGYYQEGYEDYGEFFKCLGEGRHHSCLLLTTREKPKEISIMQGETLPIRCLRLQGLSTSAGLQLLRLKGCYWTSEQEGFALVEQYAGHPLALKIIASTIRELFEGNISEFTQHNLLVIDEIRTLLEEQFNRLTDLGKALFYWIAINLEPVSAEELYSDIYPLVSKPRLVETLKSLVQRSLIEQTGSQFVLQPVVREYAIGSLVKQVCEEIETGNFAILNSHALLKAQAKDYIRQTQIKFILNPILERLLTAFKTKARIANHFKQLIHELQMQPSQSPGYAAGNLLNILCQMQIDVSGYDFSHLTVWQAYLQGTNLHDVNFKGADLAKSVFAKQLTNVLALAFSPDGTLLATGDANGEICLWLADDGTLLRIYEGHAGWVNSIAFSPNGSLLCSGSSDRTVKIWDVGTGNCLKTLSGHNQRVRTVAFSPDSQTVASSSSDRTVRLWDIQSGWCQQIYAGHTSYVWSVTFSPNGRTLASGSEDRTIKLWDVLTGKCLQTWQDSSSWVRTLAFSPDGKTLASGGGDRTVKLWETSTGTLLASLPGHSQRLRSLAFSPDGKLLASGSGDRTVKIWDLTAKRCLKTLHGHSSRLCAVVFSPDGNTLVSGGEDRTVRFWEVSTGNCNSIWQGYASWFQSVAFSPDGKTLASGSEDGTVKLWKTNLNSSGPCSPITLLGHAGWVCSVAFSPDGTTLASASSDYTIKLWDASSGTCLKTLLGNPRWIRSIAFSPDGKMLASGGGDNTVKLWNLRSGNCCATWRSHAGWLWSVAFSPNGAIVASASEDKTVKLWCVHTGRCLRTFEGHSSWVQAVAFSPDGRLLASGSCDQTIKLWDIDTGQCLQTFWDHVSWVQTVAFSPDGKFLASGSCDQTVKFWEIDSGECWQTLSAHTNWVWAIAFSPNGDILASAGQDETIKLWKVSTGECLETLRSKRLYEGMCLRESTHLTEAQLATLKLLGAFV; from the coding sequence ATGAACGTCAGTCAGGCACTAGAATTGGCAGATAATTTGGTGGTGGCTAAAACGGCCAGGCACTTGAGCGACTTGCAAAGACTTTTATTAGAGGAATTTTGGACGAGGCCAAGTTTGCGCTATGACGAAGTTGCCCAAACTCACGGCTATTCAGCTAGCTATCTCAAGCAAGATGCAGGCCCGAAACTGTGGCGATCGCTCTCCGATGCTTGTGGCGAAAAGGTAAGCAAGGCGAACTTTCGAGCAGCGCTAGAGCGAAAATGGTCTGCGGTGGGAGAGAAGAGGAACCTATCTTTACCAGAAAACTCGGATAACTATCCTGTCAGCGTTGTGCAGCAAGATCCTTCCACTTCATCGCTAGCAGTTTTAGCCCCGCCCACAAGCTACCCAACTCAAGATTTATTGAGCTCCCCGGTTGTACCGCCTGACGACAATTTGCCACCCGCACAACTCCAGAGTTATCAAGATTGGGGGATTGCGCCTGATGTTTCCACGTTTTACGATCGCTACGAGGAAATAGCTCAACTTAAACAATGGATTGTAGGCGATCGCTGTCGTTTAGTCGCGATCGTTGGTTTAGGAGGCATTGGCAAAACCTATCTCAGCGTGAAATTAGCTGAACAAATCCAAGATTGTTTTCAATACGTGATTTGGCGATCGCTGCGAAATGCTCCACCCCTACAACAAATTTTAACGAGCATTCTGCAATCAATTGCTAATAGTCAAGAAATCGATTTAGCTGCAACAGTCCATGAAAAAATCTCTTGCGCCATCGATTTTTTCCGCAACCATCGTTGCTTGTTGATTTTAGATAATGTCGAAACGATTCTACAGGGTGGTGTTTACACGGGTTATTACCAAGAAGGTTATGAAGATTACGGTGAATTTTTTAAGTGTTTAGGAGAGGGTCGTCACCATAGCTGCTTGCTACTAACCACTCGTGAAAAACCGAAAGAAATTTCGATAATGCAGGGGGAAACTTTACCAATTCGCTGCTTGCGACTGCAAGGTTTATCTACCTCCGCAGGTTTGCAACTATTACGCCTCAAAGGTTGTTACTGGACATCAGAACAAGAGGGGTTTGCTTTAGTTGAACAGTATGCTGGTCATCCCCTTGCCTTAAAGATTATTGCCTCGACGATTCGAGAATTATTTGAAGGTAATATTTCAGAGTTTACTCAACATAACCTATTGGTGATTGATGAAATACGTACTCTCTTAGAAGAACAGTTTAATCGTTTAACCGACTTAGGCAAAGCTTTATTTTACTGGATAGCTATTAATTTAGAACCAGTATCAGCAGAGGAATTATATTCTGATATTTATCCCCTGGTTTCCAAACCTCGGTTAGTTGAAACTTTAAAGTCTTTAGTGCAACGTTCGCTGATCGAACAAACCGGCAGTCAGTTTGTCTTGCAGCCCGTAGTGAGGGAATATGCGATCGGCTCTTTAGTCAAGCAAGTTTGCGAAGAGATTGAAACGGGAAACTTTGCGATTTTAAACAGTCATGCTCTGCTCAAAGCTCAGGCAAAAGACTATATCCGACAAACCCAAATCAAGTTTATTCTCAATCCCATCCTCGAAAGGTTATTAACAGCATTCAAAACCAAAGCTAGGATTGCAAATCACTTTAAACAATTGATACATGAGCTGCAAATGCAGCCATCTCAATCGCCTGGGTATGCAGCCGGAAATCTGCTGAATATTCTATGTCAAATGCAGATCGATGTCAGCGGCTATGATTTTTCTCATCTCACAGTTTGGCAAGCTTATTTGCAAGGCACAAACCTACATGATGTCAATTTTAAAGGTGCAGATTTAGCTAAATCCGTGTTTGCCAAACAGCTAACCAATGTTTTAGCACTTGCCTTTAGTCCCGATGGCACGCTATTAGCAACCGGAGACGCTAATGGAGAAATTTGCTTGTGGTTAGCAGACGACGGTACGCTGTTAAGAATTTACGAAGGACACGCAGGTTGGGTAAATTCAATTGCCTTCAGCCCAAATGGTAGCTTACTGTGTAGCGGGAGTAGCGATCGCACCGTCAAAATTTGGGACGTAGGCACCGGAAACTGCCTGAAAACCCTCTCAGGACACAATCAACGAGTACGGACGGTGGCCTTCAGTCCTGACAGTCAAACCGTAGCCAGCAGCAGCAGCGATCGCACAGTCCGATTGTGGGACATTCAAAGCGGTTGGTGTCAACAAATTTACGCAGGTCATACCAGTTACGTCTGGTCAGTAACTTTTAGTCCCAACGGCAGAACCCTCGCCAGTGGTAGCGAAGATCGTACCATCAAACTCTGGGACGTTCTCACAGGGAAATGCTTGCAGACATGGCAGGATTCTAGCAGTTGGGTTCGCACCCTCGCCTTCAGTCCAGACGGCAAAACCTTAGCCAGCGGCGGAGGCGATCGCACCGTCAAACTATGGGAAACTAGCACAGGAACCCTATTAGCATCACTCCCCGGACACTCCCAACGTTTGCGTTCCCTCGCTTTTAGCCCCGATGGTAAACTACTTGCCAGTGGTAGTGGCGATCGCACCGTCAAAATCTGGGACTTAACAGCAAAGCGCTGCCTGAAAACACTACACGGCCATAGCAGTCGCCTCTGCGCCGTCGTCTTTAGTCCCGATGGCAACACCCTAGTCAGCGGTGGCGAAGACCGCACCGTCAGGTTTTGGGAAGTGAGTACGGGTAACTGCAACAGCATTTGGCAAGGTTACGCCAGTTGGTTTCAATCCGTCGCCTTCAGTCCCGATGGCAAAACCCTAGCCAGCGGCAGCGAAGATGGTACAGTCAAGCTTTGGAAAACTAACCTTAACTCCTCTGGCCCTTGCAGTCCCATTACCTTACTAGGCCATGCAGGTTGGGTTTGTTCCGTCGCCTTTAGTCCCGATGGCACAACCTTAGCTAGTGCCAGCAGCGACTACACGATTAAATTATGGGATGCTAGCAGCGGCACTTGCCTGAAAACCTTACTAGGAAACCCGCGCTGGATTCGGTCTATAGCATTTAGCCCCGATGGGAAAATGTTAGCTAGTGGTGGTGGTGACAATACCGTAAAATTATGGAACCTTCGTTCTGGCAACTGTTGCGCCACCTGGCGATCGCACGCAGGTTGGTTGTGGTCAGTCGCCTTTAGTCCTAATGGTGCGATCGTTGCCAGCGCCAGCGAAGACAAAACCGTAAAATTATGGTGCGTCCACACAGGAAGATGTTTAAGAACCTTTGAAGGACATAGCAGTTGGGTGCAAGCAGTCGCCTTTAGTCCCGATGGAAGACTATTAGCTAGTGGCAGTTGCGACCAAACTATTAAACTCTGGGATATTGATACAGGTCAATGCCTGCAAACCTTTTGGGATCATGTGAGTTGGGTGCAAACAGTCGCCTTTAGTCCCGATGGCAAATTCTTAGCGAGTGGAAGTTGCGATCAAACCGTAAAATTTTGGGAAATTGACAGCGGTGAGTGTTGGCAAACTCTATCGGCACATACAAACTGGGTTTGGGCGATCGCATTTAGTCCGAATGGTGACATTTTAGCCAGTGCCGGTCAAGACGAAACCATTAAATTGTGGAAAGTCAGCACCGGCGAATGCTTAGAAACTCTTAGAAGTAAAAGGCTTTATGAAGGAATGTGTTTGAGGGAATCTACACATTTAACAGAAGCACAGTTAGCAACACTCAAACTTTTAGGGGCATTTGTTTAG